In Apium graveolens cultivar Ventura chromosome 10, ASM990537v1, whole genome shotgun sequence, the following are encoded in one genomic region:
- the LOC141693220 gene encoding COP9 signalosome complex subunit 2 yields MGSDADMEDYGFEYSDEEQEEQDVDIENQYYNSKGLVETDAEGALAGFAEVVEMEPEKAEWGFKALKQTVKLQYRLGRYKEMMESYRVMLTYIKSAVTRNYSEKCLNSIMEFVSGSASQNFGLLQEFYQTTLKALEEAKNERLWFKTNLKLCKIWFDMGEYGRMNKIMKELRKSCQKSDGSDDQKKGTQLLEVYAIEIQMYTETKNNKKLKQLYQKALAVKSAIPHPRIMGIIHECGGKMHMAERQWAEAATDFFEAFKNYDEAGNQRRIQCLKYLVLANMLMESEVNPFDGQEAKPYKNDPEILAMTNLIAAYQRNEIMEFEKILKSNRRTIMDDPFIRNYIEDLLKNIRTQVLLKLIKPYTRIRIPFISKELNVPEGDVEQLLVSLILDNRIQGHIDQVNRLLERGDRSKGMKKYAAVDKWNRQLRSLYQTIGTRVA; encoded by the exons ATGGGTTCCG ATGCTGATATGGAGGATTATGGGTTTGAGTACTCTGACGAAGAACAAGAAGAGCAAGATGTGGACATTGAGAATCAATACTACAATTCTAAAg GTTTGGTTGAGACTGATGCCGAAGGTGCCCTTGCTGGTTTTGCTGAGGTAGTTGAGATGGAACCAGAAAAGGCAGAATG GGGATTTAAAGCTCTTAAACAGACCGTCAAGCTTCAATATCGCTTAGGGAGGTATAAAGAGATGATGGAATCCTATCGAGTGATGTTAACGTACATCAAGTCAGCAGTGACTAGAAACTATAGTGAAAAGTGTTTAAACAGTATTATGGAATTCGTTTCTGGGTCAGCCAGCCAGAACTTTGGGCTTTTGCAAGAATTCTATCAGACTACTCTGAAGGCACTTGAAGAGGCTAAAAATGAA AGGTTGTGGTTCAAGACAAATCTGAAGCTTTGCAAGATTTGGTTTGACATGGGTGAGTATGGCAGAATGAACAAG ATAATGAAGGAACTCCGTAAATCATGCCAAAAGTCAGATGGTAGTGATGATCAGAAGAAAGGTACCCAGCTTTTAGAAGTATATGCTATCGAGATTCAAATGTACACTGAAACAAAAAACAACAAGAAGCTCAAG CAACTATATCAAAAAGCACTAGCAGTTAAATCAGCAATACCTCACCCAAGAATAATGGGAATTATTCATGAGTGTGGTGGTAAAATGCATATGGCAGAGCGCCAGTGGGCAGAAGCAGCAACAGACTTTTTTGAAGCTTTTAAGAATTATGATGAAGCAGGGAATCAGAGGAGAATCCAGTGTCTGAA ATACCTAGTTCTGGCCAACATGCTGATGGAGTCTGAAGTTAATCCATTTGATGGGCAGGAAGCAAAGCC ATACAAGAATGACCCTGAAATTTTGGCTATGACAAACTTAATTGCAGCATATCAACGGAATGAGATAATGGAATTTGAAAAAATTCTCAAG AGTAACAGACGAACTATTATGGATGATCCTTTTATCAGAAATTACATTGAGGATCTTCTTAAAAATATCAGAACACAGGTCTTGCTTAAGCTTATCAAACCATACACAAGGATTAGGATACCGTTCATATCAAAG GAGCTTAACGTGCCGGAGGGTGATGTTGAGCAGCTGTTGGTCTCGCTAATATTGGACAATCGGATACAAGGACATATTGATCAAGTAAATAGATTGTTGGAGCGCGGTGACAG GTCGAAGGGAATGAAAAAGTATGCTGCTGTAGATAAATGGAACAGACAACTTAGATCTCTTTATCAAACCATAGGCACCAGAGTTGCTTGA